AACAACGCCTTCTTACACGGTTATCTTGACGAAGAGGTCTACATGACACCACCTGAAGGGTATCACTTGGCTATTCTTGGGTCGGTTTTGTAGGTTGAGACTCTCCCTTTTATGGATTGAAGTAGGCATCTCGCCAATGGAACATAGAACTCACTGAGGAATTGCAGTCCTTTGGCTTTGTCCAATGTCCCCATGATCATTGTCTCTTCCTCAAGATTACCTCTACCTGTTTTGTAGGCTTGTTAGTCTATGTTGATGACATCCTGTTGACAGGGGACTCTGCTGACGAGATTGCTGCCCTTAAGAACCATTTCCATTCCCTCTTCACCATCAAAGATTTGGGGCTTGTGAAGTATTTCTTGGGGCTTGAATTGGGTCGTTTCCCTCACAGTCTCTTGTTCCATAGCACAAATATCTCATTGATATCCCCCATGACACCAATCTTTTGAATGCCAAAGCTGCCTCGACTTCGCTACCGCCTGGGCTCAAACTCTCTGCAGACAGTGGTTCTCTTTTGGCTGATCCTGGCCCCTACAAACGCCTAGTGGTTCGCCTCTTATACCTTGGGTTCACTAGGCCTGATGTATCCTTTGCCGTCCAACAGCTATCTCAATTTCTCCAGCATCCTAGGAACTCACATTGGGAAGCTGCTATCCATGTTCTTCGTTATCTCAAGGGTTCCTCCACCTTGGGTCTATTTTTCTCTGCCACCAGTACACTCCACCCTTCTGTCCACACTGACGCTTCTTGCCCAAATTCTCGCCTTTTCATCACCGGTTACTGCGTCTTCTTGGGCTCTTCTCTCATGTCTTGAAAAACCAAGAAGCAAATGATCGTCTCTGCTCCTCTGCTAAGGCAGAATAACGCAGTATGGGGACTGTAGTCTATGAGCTTTTATGGCTCTCCTATCTCCTGCGCGCCCTCCACATTCCCTTATACACACCTATTCCTTTTTGGTGTGACAATCAGGCTACCATCCACATTGCTGACAATCGCGTCTTCCATGAGTGCAACAAGTACCTCGACATTGATTGTCACCTCGTCAGAGATCACTTCAAATCTGGTTTCATCCATCCCTTTTATGTTCTTGGTCGTGAGTAAATGGCCAACCTCTTCACTAAGTCCTCCTCTGCTGCTTATTTTGCTCGTATGGTTGTCAAGCTAGGCTTGGGTCCCAAGTTCCATCCTAAAGGGGGGATGTTATGATATCAGCAACGCAGGCTGCACAGTCCACAGAAGAGCTGCAGGTTGAAGACGATGCTGAGCTGGATGCCACCATATCACGTGGTGCTGAAGTGGACTTCCAGTACTTAAGTTTAAAGTTGTGGCGCTTCTATATATTTTGCGTTTCTATTAGTTAAAACGCGCTTTCTTCATTACTCAGTTTAAGAGTGAGTTAGTAAGAGTTTTGTTAGTTTCAACTTCTCTCTTGTTTGTGTATATAGCTTATTTTACATCTCTGATCTTGAATGATGGAATACAAGTATCTGAAGAAgtgttgttttcttcttccttgagCTTTGTGATGTTTATGGACTTGTTATCTGCAAACTTGAAAGTTTTACAAATACTAAAATCACAATTGTGTTTCAATTGATCTTTCAAATTCTTACGAGTAGCTGCCGGGCTTTAGTGCAAACATGCAGCTGACAGCAGTGGACATAAACTGAGGTTTGGAGACACATAACaattgatgtttgttttttaatcaATCAACAATCAGAATACTCCTCCACACTACGATTAATCCTGTTGGTTCTTGCTGGGTCATTGTTGACAATGCATCTGACAAGTTGCAACTTTGATGGAGGTATGAGAATTTCCGGTTAGTACGTACGTTGGTTCAGCTTTGCTGATATTGAATTTAGCTGAATCAAGAAACTTTTTATACAGCTATAGCATCACTTCTTCTATAACTTTTGGTTTACTAACGACACACCAGGTGAGGTGGACACTGCAAATAAGGGGTACAACTTCTTACCTACCCAtctcaatttatataattccaagGGGAAGAgcaatatatatgttgttttatatgttaatCACAATATTGTTTGTTGGAAGGTGTTTGTTCGTCAGAACCAATCCAAAACTTCAGTCTTGTTATACTTTGCACATAAGCTGTGAGAGACTCTCGCATTATGGATTATGAATGACATAACACAAGTTATGCGTCACACTGACAACATTGCTTATCTGGCttgtttgttttctattttgctTTTACTAAAGCACAAACTTCCTTTTTACTGATTTTCGATGACTCCAATACGGCATACGGGAGAAAAACAATACATAATGACGAAATCATGTGCTAGttacattactattttttggccacttttttattgaaaaatggtTAGAGGGATAGGTCTGAAACCAAAGTTTTGGAATGCTAacattaaaatgaattttagggattaaaataattttaaatataaacttaaaaCAAACTATAATATTCACTTTTTAACtacttcctttttttttctttatattaaaaagagtACTTTTGTATGAGTGTACATGTATCTTTCCATGATAGGATTAATCACTTCAGAGATTTCACTTcgtattaataaattttacccACAGTAtactatgataaaaaaataaaaatacttgaaagtacataatttaaaaataattatttaatattaatattaaagtaaaatcAAATAGTTAGAAGTTacttatattaacttgttttAAAACACCtctaatttaataagattgaTAACTTTTACTCATTTCCATGATActtattctttatttctttttaagtttgtattagtatttaattttatatattattctcacgctatttcattttaaaatttattgtgccctcataaattaaatttttcttaaagtatataaaaatctCTTCTAACAAATTAGTCGCTTAGAAgtattatttatctattttatttttaatgtgatatttttattattgtctaAGTAATTTAGAGGTATTAGGACTATTTAAATAGTCTTTTTGTTTGGTAGAATTTTATTCATCTATAACTAAGTccgatttaatatttaaaagattacTTATGTAAGAATACGAGTGCCTTTATACAATGAGGAACAAACAGTTAGATTTCACAGTTTTAATACTAGTCGTTGTGGCATGTCGTTTCtttgtgcatataataaacaGTCTTTtacgctttaaaatataatatataaaagtaaaatatataaatcaatacattacaataaaaaaaaaattaatttatcagttaacaaaaaaaatttgaaaagttgataaagttaattatcttattaattgaAGGGTAATTTTagcttcacaaaaaattggtgcagTAGTGTCATTAACCGCCGTTTGTGAGTGTAGAGaccctttcttttttactaGCCGTTGTGGCACGCTATTtttgcatgcatataataaataatcttagtctctttaaaatatactataaataaaagtaaaatagtaTAGATCAAttcattacatttaaaaagaaagaaaataaagctaatttatcaagtaatataaaatttgaagagtTGAATAAGTAAGAAGCATTTTTGGCTTCACAAAAATTTGGTGCTTCGGTGTCAATAACCTCCATTTTGtgagtgtaaaaaaaaaaaaaaaaaccctccaTTTGTGAGTGTATAgggctttttctttttatattagtataaatatagtacaaaatttatagagttttattcatttataaataattttgatttaatgttaaaaaaatatttaagtaagGATAtaacgttttttttttcaaattaagaataaattaacacttttaatatatagtagatGAGGATAGAGGCAAGTGTTTGGCGTGGACTAATAAGAATTGAATTTCCTTAATTTCGTGCTTGCTAGTtttccaaaaacaaaatacagtGTTGAAAtggaaatatttgaaactgTGTGCAATCAAATAACAATGTTTTTAACAcagtttaattatatcaagTAAAGAGACTTTTAGAGCGCAGGAAAGGGCAATGGAGCAGCCTGGATCTGTCACTAATTTCTCAGCAAACACTTGTGTTATAATAAGATGTGGGGCAGGAGTAGAATATTGTGGCACTGGCAGCAGCAAAGACTGTAAAGTTATATTTCCTGTTAATTAAGCATTTAAATCTGcgcttaaaatatattaattaaagtagaATAAGTGGAAtggatatatttaattagcttGCCTCTACTCTCTCTTTATCCATAcattaacattatttatttcagGATAATTCCACtccattaattataattctttttcatatatttttcttccatgCACCAATTACCTAATTGGTTGTATagctagaaaataaatttgagaaagaaaaaacacgaTTTGTCCTATTATACTCTAACAATCCACCCTCCCTCAGATGCATTTATATGGTTACATATAATtcgttattttcttttaatgttaTTATCAAAAACTTTGTAAACCAAGAGGTTGATAGGATATAATTTCTAGAACAAGTTAAGCTGaacgaaataaaaaaagtaaagacaGGCACATACAATTACAATATCAACAGTCAACACACACAAATCCACCTATCAACTATATATTTGATAACATGAAAATGCAGAAACAACATTAAAGGTGCTGCGCAATGCCGCGCGTGGTCAATCTAAAATATGTCTGACGGCATATAGCTAGCAGAGGACGAGCTTTCCCTCTGTCCTCTTCTTTTTACACAGTCTCAAAACTATATATACCACAGTGGAGCAAATGTGACAACCGAGACGAGACTATTGATCAATTATCGACAGCAGCAAGGAATCTTGGTGGAGTAATTAAGGAGGTGGTAACAGCTCCAATGACTCTTGTAGCAACAAAGTTACGGCTCTTATGTTTTCTAATATTGTCTTCAAAATCCATCTGGTCCAGTACCCCTAGGAAACGATCAACTTCACATGGAAGCAGCAAAGGCCCTTCGCTGCTGTATCCATACTCTGATTCAGCTTCCTCAAGTAGGTCTCTGAAGAGTGGGTGGTTGACATACTCCGTCTTTATCACAAACCTCTGTTTTTGGGGTCCAACGTAGATGGAGAAGCATCCTTCTGGAGCCACTCGCCTCCATTTCTTCCCAATCTCCACGCCCACGCTGTCGGTCAGACCTCGGGGCCAAGATTTGCTCTTCATCTTTAGCTTTCCTGATGAATTGCGGGCCTTTCTCCCAATGCCACCGCTGAATGATATGCATCGTTCCCATGCCCTGGAAATTATCCCTTTCTTCCCTTCACCTTTTATCGGACAATATTCCATTTTCCTCTCACAAATTCAAAAACAGAAAGGAAGAACGTAACCAGCCAAAGGCTAGCTAGCCAGTACGTACCTAGTGTCTGATTAGTTGGTTTAGGTGAACAAAATTAGAACAAGCAGAACAATATGGCAAGTGCTCAACCTCTGTCGTATACCAGATTGAACATGACCTTCATCCTTGGCCTCATCGTGTTACTCATGATGCTGCAGCTTAAAAACTAGAACATCCCTTTCCCTCCAGAAACAATGTGTTGTCCAGAGAATTAGAGGATACAGAAGAACTGGCGGCAAGAAATGAGCTCAGAAAGGGcttatttatactaaatttgaaCTACGATAAACTGCAACGACATATTGATCTGAACGAGTCtagaggtatatatatatatataatatatatatatatatatatagagagagagagagagagagagagagagagagagaagcacTAGCCTAAAGAGggagaagaaaaacaatagAGCCGCTCAGGGGATACAATGCCTGATGAGTCCCAATTGTAATGGGTTAAccttttcaataatttccatatacatatttatagcTGCAGTCAACATACATATAGACTAAAAAACAGAGAGCATGAGgacataaaatttcaagattaattttattaaagataaaCCAAGTTGTCAACTCTCTAGTTAGTTTTAATAATTgtcattattgttattttatttatgaaccTTCCCTAATACTATAAGAAAAATCATCTTTTGAATATCACAATTAAAGTGAAAagtcaataaattatagtaattcaTTATGATTTTGCAACACTTGTTCTTTACTTTTTACCAagttgatcaaaatatttaccacaatcgtaatttattttagtcattgctaaaaatcataataaatacttataattaagaCTATTGCAACCGACAATGCTAAATCTTGTTTGACTATGATtaacatttaaattttcacattgATTTATACATCCCACACTTATAGCACCCTCGATTGGCTACTTTCgatataaaacaaattcatTGTTGTAACCAAATAATGGACCAAACAAGGGATCAGCCAATTGATGGGCCAGTACtatttgtttgtaattttagtggtCATCATCACATCTAGAGATAATAGAGTTTGAcatttgattgaaatttatgtcTTTAAATAAGCATAAGCTTTTTTTTCAATGTGGATGAGGACAGATTAGGTTAGGCGTTGGCATATTATTCACATTTCACGCAAACCTATGACATGAGCGAAGAGTAATCATTGAAGTATTTtagtggaaaaaaaataaaaaacagtaTACAATCACTTAAACTGAAGCATTAATAAGGTGTTGACGGTGGGCATGTTGTAGCCGACCGTAACGAGTCGagtagttaaattaatttcttagtTTTCAGCTGAGGTGTGGATTGGATTGATTGTTTCGTATTTGTTAATGATGACGATTTGTATGGCATGATAAAGAATTTGGGAAGAAGATGAATGGTGTAATTTTGAGAGGACATTTTTTATCGTTTGACTTgtcaaaatttgagaaaatgttTAACCCTCAAATCAGATGCTTGTGTTGTGACAAACTACTCAAGATTTGTGCAGAAAAAGAAACTAGAAACAACTAGTCTTATTTAGGGGAAGCCCACTTTTAGTTAGTAGGTTTGGCCCTTTGGGGCCATCAACCTTGGCCTCCGCTCATCACTAAATCTCTCGTATTAATTAGGAATAGAATATTCTCCCAACTTATGTAAAGGAAATTTTTACCCCAACTcgattatatttgaattaatcacataacaaatacaatatatttattatgtatagtgtacaaatttaaaagaacACAGCTCATCGTCCTGCCAAAATCAAAAGGCATGATGGCAATTGATAGCAAGCCaaactagaaaaataaaaatgaatgtataTAATGTAATGACTGGCTGTTTTTCATTggtgaattttatatatgttgtagttgtgcagtaacttacaaaaattttgtatgcttTGCTTTACATATTCCATTGATATTCCACAAGAAGGAAGCAAAAGCTGTGGTTAATGAAGTTTCTGGCTACTTGGATTAGTAGGGGAGGAATGTAACGGAACACATTTGGAACTTAGACTCCAGAAAAATTGATCGCGTGGTGCTGGAGAACGGAGAAGAACAGATTTCAACAGAAAGCCAGACACTTGAAGGAGGACGATGCGCAATTTTTAccttacatttttattagtataaatacGACTCTAGACGAGTTAGTTAATAGACTTGGAAAAACTGTTAGTTAGAAATAGTTAGTTTGTTAGACAGTTTTCTACTTCTCTCTTCCgccttttatttaaaattgaagctGTAATCATGTTACACAGATGAATGAGAATTTCTTCTTGGTCTCCAATTATactttcaatttcttcctcAATGGATTCTCTCAATTTCTCTTTGGAATGCGTGGATttcaacatggtatcagagttggtatcaactaattcaattttttgtagtggCAAGTTAGTAGGCAGACTCCTCTACCTTTGGTTTACACGCCTTGATATTTCTCATGGGGTGCAGTGAGAACTCTGCAAATTGTTACGATTTTATAGtgatttaatctttcttttttaattcaaaacaTTCATaatcatgtgattttattgcatattcaacCAAAAAGGGAAGATATGGGATAAAGATGgcaaaaatcaagctaaaaCCGGAATTGAAGACATCAACAAGGAAAAAGGAGATTTCAAGGCAATTTCTGCGGGATTAATTGaacgtgcccacgcttagtggagTGGTCAACATGGATGAAGAAAGGAAAGGAGTGATTTTCCCAAGACAAAAAGGAATGATGTGCTTAGATTTGGAAAGGATTCCTTAAAACATgttatttgtgatttatttacctttttagagttaattatgTACTTATCCCCCCatacgtctagattcgtaggagacttttattataaatagggggtgGGTCTCTTCATTTGGAGGTTGTTCGGGGTTCATTGAAACTCAATAgaatactttattttcattagcTATTCACCCTCtctcttttagttttaatttatagctggagttaatggaatttcactttttagtgtgttcttccattaacatgtctggctaaattctttattttctagttatggtatggtgattgcttgattcctaatatgttgtgagatctaatctgctctttacacttgttaaatgaatattcatgttattctctgtacttttattacaaacgtctgacTTATGAATGATTCAgccggttgttcattatcaagaagatttgcttagctaattcgactttataaatccgtgtaattgtttatttagttcaatgcttagtagcaacgtagcatgattaattatgtcatagtaattagttatgttatgggggATGCacgatctagtttaaacgaattatcctcgtaggagcttgttgattagaatcaggtttttttaattcttaatattgttaatagattcaatcttgtggacgttctcaaggttgtctgttaattagggatctagccaattatcgtaccttggctgacgaaaaggtaaggtgTTAAATTGTATCGACactataactaatttatttgtttatacatgtattatttttgcatcaatgatcaattTACAAGAATCAAGTATGATCCTAACCATAACcgaaaaatctctctctcatatcttATGCCGATAATACCTctaagtttattttctttttttgtgttctttctttcttttatttttcttcaatgtgATAgagttggtttatatatatatatattatttataatatatttttaaaaaattaaatattatttattatatgtttattaaatatatttattatatttattatttttccacgatatctaattattatacaaaaaaagaaatttatacaCTCAAAGTggtagttttaatttatttagttttttataataataaaataattaaatcgaactatgtttaattattttattattataaatacataaataagatttataaatataatttatatataatatataataaaatatgtcaaGTCGCGAATTACATCCACGACTCGGCattaaaaatctattttctttaaaaagatgTGCATGTCATGGATTGGGTCCATGACAACAACGACATGGATtcaattgaattcaatatttttatttttttatttaattttattttttataaattaattataatcaattatatttttaataatatattaaaattcaaaaaattataatattaaaattgtattaattttaaaaatataatgaactactatacaaaacaaatgtaatagtgtataactttttatacaattctaaaaaaaagaataatacacTATTGCATATTAACaatataaattgcattaaaatccAGAATTTAAGTCACATCAACCTTCACCGATACTATTTAAACACTCCTCCTCCTGTTTTCTTCTGAAAGCGTGGTTCAGTCattctgttaatttttaacaatattttcaaatctaaaaaatgataatgttaaaattgtatattataatcatacaaatatattaactattaattgtgtagttcattgtattttttttagattttaatatattgttaaaaattaacagaaCGACTGAGCCATGCTTTGGGAAGAGAACAGGAGGAGGAGCTTTTAAAGAGTGTCAGTGAAGGTTGATGTGACTTAAATTCTGGgtcttaatgcaatttatatttttaataagtaataatatattttttctttagaattgtataaaaaaatatatactattacatttgtataggtatttttaaaattaatataattttaacattataattttttaaattttaatatgttgttaaaaattaattgaatataattaatttataaaaataaaattaaataaaaattaaaaatattgaattcaattgaatgcatgttgcattttttttaaaaaaacaaactctAGACATGTGACTTGTTGCATCGACTTGATCAgaaatagttaaatttcatataGAAGATGAAACTTTCagaacaataaaagaaatgagaaataagaataggtaataaaatcaattacaaaacaaGAATGAAGAAAGATATAAGAATTCTTTTATCGCCTTCTGCAGCTCGTATCCGCTGCAAAATCCGAGGCAAAACTGTAATTTTTCCATGGATCAAAAGTCCATTGCAAATATCATTGCAAATTTATCATCAAACTTTGTCACGGCTTTGCGTCTGTAGCAAAAACCATTGCAACACTCAACTCTTTAATTTGCAACAAAATACACACAAAGAAGTTCAtggcaaaaataattattattttttcttgaaaattttgtaacttgAAGATTGTTGCAGAAGTCactgtaaaaaatttaattaaattgtaatggaTTCTTTCTGATACAAAATTTGTTGCAAATTATTagcaacatatataaattaaaaatctattGCAAACCTAGCCATGGATATTAACTATTGCAAAAACCAGATTAGCAACGGTATGGTTCGTGGCAAAGTTTGCCGCGACTTTTACAACAACTTGCAATGAAATTGGGTCATCTAAAAGTTGATCAATTTTTACAATGGACATATGCAATGAAATGTCCATTGCAACATTTCATTGTTGTTTTGCCTAGAAATTTGCCAcaaaaaaactcaattttttggaATTCTGTTGCAAAGTCATGGCAAATTTGCCACAAAATTTTCTGCTGTAAAAATTCGTTTGCTACGGCATTGTTTTCTGTAGTGATAATTCCTTGTATGTACCATCGGTATAATCCCTAGCtaatacaagaaaacaaactatCGAACCTGGTTAACTTAAAGGAaacatatgataaaaaaaaaaaaaaaaggatctTGTAGGCTTTTTATATAAGGGGGGAAGCTtcaaactttttaattaaagccaGAGTGCTCCAGCTTCCTTAAGAAGTGGAACCAATGTGCCATTAATATGTGAAGCCATGACTCTGTCCATTGCTCCGACGAGTCTGCCACCGATAAAAACCACAGGAACAGCGGAGCCGCCACCAAGAAGCCTAGTGAGGACCCTCTCGATTTCTTTGCCTCTAGGATCTTGGTCAAGCTCATAGACAGTAGGGTTGACTCCCATTCCACAAAAAAGACTTTTAACAGCATGGCACATGCAGCAGGTGCTGATGCTGAATATGACCACAGCGCTGCCGGATGCCAACCGCACCACCCTCTCCAAGGGGTCCACCGCCGTTGTGAGGCTGTGGACGGAGGACGGACAGTAGTTGTGTGAATCGGATTGGTATTGCATgttagttaattggtaaaccaataatgaaataaatggaCGTAAAAAAAGCagagtctatatatatatatatagggtgaaAAAGTTGAAGAAGGCAATTAAGTGGTTGTCTTGTGGAGAggattgatatatatatggatttgGGATGATGGATGGATGCATTATGGGGGTGTATATATAGTGAGGATGGGGAGGTGGAGGGTGCACTGCATGCAGATAGTCCTAGCTATCTGTCTCTTGTTGTCTCAAGGCGTGCTAGCTAGGCAAATACACGTACGTAAAGGTATGCTTGTAGTTTACTGCTAGAATTGTAGGATTTGGAAAAGCATTAATTACTAGATTAATTGTGGGTGTAGGTGTGGGACAGCGCAACAGGCAAGCTCTGAAACTGTAAGGCGGCTCGGGCTGGCTATATCAATATGCATTTGTGTCTGTATATCAGCTATTACTTATACAAGAGCCTGGTTGGGTTGGatgctaatattttaaataaatattatttaagattGGTGGAGGTGGGGTTTTAATTGTATTCTAGCTACTGctactatatatgtatagctTAGTACGTTGAGAAGgcaaattaagtataattaattatgtgtatGTAGAGACGGCTGGTGCATGTCCTCCTTGTCGGgttttaatcaatatatatagatagatagtgCGCACGTACATTAATTGATTTCATTCTTAACTAGTCCCACGAATCTGCAATGCAGCCATCATAATGTGTTCCAACGGTCATAACTTATGTAATTAGATATTAATGCTTGCTCTCCCAACTGCTTTTAATGCCCGGTAGACATACgcctatatacatatatatatatatatatgttagacattataagttataatttcatatatgttttgtgattatatataagtaattattttctctccTTAATTTCAACAACCGTGTGCTACCTCACTGTTGATCTTTTTCTTGCTCGGGTGCTTACGGTCAGCTATTacatatgtttatttataatttaaacaattacGCATCACCaactaaaatgaaatatattagtttcaaatctataaaaaaaggGTCAATTTGCGCTATGCTGCCGATTCATTGTCTTGCTTGTCcgttttattttgtattagttAAGTAATTTTGACatatacttaatatatatgttgataatatcatataattaagtaaCTTTGTCCCTCCCTCATGGTCAACGTAaccaaactaaaaaataaaagaaaaagaaaattccaaccttaaataactttttctctTAATCACATAGCAATCTCTGTTATTATATTGTACATGACATCACTTTTCTAAAGATATGGGGAAAAACATTCAAATTAGCAGAGAGATGACGCGATAGGTCACAGAATCCTTGGTTGTTATGATGGTGGTGGATTCTGCAGAccataataaaatttcttatattaactGCCAATACTAGAACAACAATATAAGGACAAATTTATAgtatatagcaatttaatgtACGTACAGGAGCCAGCactgatgtatatatatatgtatgtatgtattatgTTTGTAGATGGCATGCAAATTTCTGGGCTGATCTTGTCATTCCTAGCcctcaatttattaaaaatataaattggtTTTAACCACCCCCTCCTCAATCTCGTGGAGAGAGTTACTTagagtttatataattaggtAGATGTAGTAGATGCATATATAGCCACGCCTTGCTACTATACTTCAATTAATGTTTCGTCCACATTTTGTGCTCTATTCCCACCATAAAGTATGACctaagttttaaattaatgtttgaaataattaagtgaAATTGAACTACTAAAATGATGTTGCCGAT
The window above is part of the Sesamum indicum cultivar Zhongzhi No. 13 linkage group LG2, S_indicum_v1.0, whole genome shotgun sequence genome. Proteins encoded here:
- the LOC105156793 gene encoding auxin-responsive protein SAUR72-like → MEYCPIKGEGKKGIISRAWERCISFSGGIGRKARNSSGKLKMKSKSWPRGLTDSVGVEIGKKWRRVAPEGCFSIYVGPQKQRFVIKTEYVNHPLFRDLLEEAESEYGYSSEGPLLLPCEVDRFLGVLDQMDFEDNIRKHKSRNFVATRVIGAVTTSLITPPRFLAAVDN
- the LOC105156722 gene encoding glutaredoxin-C5-like, whose translation is MQYQSDSHNYCPSSVHSLTTAVDPLERVVRLASGSAVVIFSISTCCMCHAVKSLFCGMGVNPTVYELDQDPRGKEIERVLTRLLGGGSAVPVVFIGGRLVGAMDRVMASHINGTLVPLLKEAGALWL